In Acidisarcina polymorpha, the DNA window GCGCAGATCCTGGAATTGCTGGCTGAGCTCCGGAGCCAGTTCGGGCTGGCAATGCTTTTCATCTCCCATGACCTTGCGGTGGTGTCGCAGGTCGCGGATCGGGTCATGGTGATGCGCAATGGAATGGCGCTCGAAAGCGGTTCGACGGCGCAGGTCTTCCATGACCCGCTTCATCCCTACACGGCCAGCTTGATCGGAGCCATCCCCACGCTTACTACGGATCGGGACCTCCCGCTGGCAACGCTGACTCAGCAAGCGGAGGCGGACGGCGGACGGATGGTCGAGCGCTTCCCCGGCCACTGGGTTCGGCAATCCCAAATTCCGGCCTCCTGACAAGGTTGTAGCGCCACAGTCGCGCTGCTCCGAACACTGCAGCAATCCTGTAACATTGGTGAAGCCTTTTCGGGGCTTTCTTCCGCCATGCGCGCGCTCATCATCTCCGACGTTCACGCCAACCTGGATGCTTTGGAAGCCGTTCTCGAAGCCGCTCCGCCGCACGATACAGTATGGAACCTGGGCGATTCGGTGGGGTACGGAGCGAGTCCGAACGAAGTCATCGAGCGGGTGCGCGACCTCGGCGCGGTGTTCGTGCGCGGCAATCATGACCGCGCCTGCTGCGGGCTGATGTCTCTCGATGATTTCAATCCAATCGCCAGCCGTGCCGCGCAATGGACGCAATCCATCCTCACCGAAGAGCACACCGCTTGGCTGCTGGCGCTGGCGCACGGGCCGGTCCGGCCGAACGGGCCGACGGTCAGTGTGATGCACGGTTCGCCCGTCGATGAGGACGAATATTTGCTCTCGATGCGCGATGCATGGGAGCCTTTGCAGACGACCACGGCGCGCATCAATTTCTTTGGCCATACTCATCTACAGGGTGGCTTCGCGACCGATGGGGAACGGATCTTCAAAGTCAATGCCTTCTACAGCACCCGTAATGGTGCGGAGGAGTGCGAGATTGAGCTTCGCGAAAGCGCGAAATACCTGATCAACCCAGGATCGGTCGGGCAGCCGCGCGACAATGACTGGCGCGCCGCCTGTGGCATTTATGACGACGAAAAAATGACCATCAGCTTTCTTCG includes these proteins:
- a CDS encoding metallophosphoesterase family protein; the encoded protein is MRALIISDVHANLDALEAVLEAAPPHDTVWNLGDSVGYGASPNEVIERVRDLGAVFVRGNHDRACCGLMSLDDFNPIASRAAQWTQSILTEEHTAWLLALAHGPVRPNGPTVSVMHGSPVDEDEYLLSMRDAWEPLQTTTARINFFGHTHLQGGFATDGERIFKVNAFYSTRNGAEECEIELRESAKYLINPGSVGQPRDNDWRAACGIYDDEKMTISFLRIPYDVRAAQMKIIRAGLPDRLAFRLREGR